The sequence gcaatcTGGAAAACAGATCATGGGAGAAGATGCCTGTAGAAGCACCTTGCAAAGCGTGGGCAAGCCCAAACACCACACCCACTGAGGTCCCATATCTAACACAAGGCGAGTCCAGACAGCAGATGGGAACTCATACAGACAGGCTCTCCAGCCATCCTCAGGCTACTCCAATTGTGATTCCTACCAGCCTTTGCAGTGGCAAAGACGTTTCCAGCAGTGCCGCTAAAGCCCCTTGCAATTCAGGCTGCACCATcagtcagacaggcagagatcccCAAGGCATTGTTATTAATGCCACAGAAAAGTTGAGTCATCTGCCAAGGAGCCGTCTGACCTGCAATGAGGAGAACAGCTGCAATAAAGACACAGACTTCGAGaccaaaagcacacagagcaggcccTCAGGTCCTCTAAATCCAGCATCCAAGAATTACCATGTGAGGGTCAATAAAGGTCCCGGGCACGAGACGCAAATAACATCAGCTGTTGTCTCTGCTTCCACTTCCACCTCCAAGGTCAACAGTGTTAAAAGTCCTAAAGGGATACTTAAAAAAGAATCTAAATACGTGACATGCCATACCAAAATAACCTCCTCCCCCATTAACTGCATGTTCACGAATCATGTCGCGGTGTCCATCAAGGACAGCGTGGAGCTGGCGAAGCAGAAGGACAAAGACCCTGAAAGCAGCAAGACTGTTAAAAAGAAACTACGGTGGTTTGATGAAGTACACCtcaatgaggaggaggaggtggaggaggacgCAAGGCCACTGAGGGACCCAGTCAAGAACACAGCAATGAGGAGCAAGACCACGCAGCCCTCTCAAGGGAAAAGTGTTTTAGTGGGAAATCAGGAGGACCTTGTCCAGGCTGCCCATCTGGTCACTACCCCGGCAGTTTGTGTGGGCCACTGTGCGAAACAGGCATGGTCAGACAGCAGGGCCCAGGACAGCAAGCTCCAGGTTCGAGGTGAGGATGGCCAGCACGGAAAGACAAGCCCGCGCAGGGGGCGAGCCAGAGTCCCCAGGAGAGTGCGCTCGGCCAGGGCCCGGCTAGGCCATGCCCCGTCCCGGACCAGGAAGGGCACGGTGGTGAGGCCGCAGTCCGCTTCTGAGGCCAGTCAGGTCTTCAAGACCCAGGGGAAGATTATCATGCCTCGTCCGCCCCCCAAAAGTGGAACTCTTGAAAGCAGGCTGGCCCCGGGTTCCAGCTGCACAGAGGAAGCACTGCTGATTCCCGCCAAGTCCATGTGCAGCGACGTTCAGTCCTGCAGCAGGCCAGGCCCTCCATCTGAACAGGCCTTGCACAAGGACGTCTCTGGCGGCTGTGCCATTCCCGCAGGTCAGTCCATCGTCATGGCCAGTGGCATCACCTTCACGCCATTTCCCCCCTCCTACGCCTTCTCCACCTACGAAAACATCACCAAGGCGATGTACACCATTGGTGGCAGCCATTCGGCAGGCCAGCAGGAGGCCCTAGGTGCCGGCAGCAAACGCTGGCCGCAGTACGCAGAAAACAGCCTGAACATGGAGCAGACCCCCACGGATGAGGAGATCTCCCAGCTGTGGCATGGAGTTCGCAGTGCCTTAGCTACTAAAGGCGGTAATGAAGGCTTTCTCCATTTCATTACCCCATCCTGTATATCATGCATGGTTTTATTTGACACTTTTTAGCAGTATTGAAGTATATTTCAAGCAGTCTACaaactacacagacacatatgttTCATCTCAGCAACCAAAGACattaaaatgaggaaataaaacatactccctgcacagaaaaacattgAATAAGTCAAATGAAATCTCAGACAAAAGGTGTTTATCAATTTCAGTTTATTCCTAGAGTAACATAAGTACATGCTTGTAAGAAACTAAGGCCTGTGTGAATGTAGTGTCTTTCTGTGAACTCCCATTGCCCTTGTCTATGAAAATCTTTTGAAGTTTTAGCTGCACACACTATGTGTCAGTTCTAGCACAGcaactttgttttaaattctttaTGGATATTTTTTCTAGAGTCCTTTAAAACCTTTTAATACTGTATCAATAGAGTCTGCTTTCATAGCCCTGTCTGGTGCTTAACAGCAATTACAGTCCTACCCATGGTATTACAAAGAGAACACTATTCTGGGGAAATCGATCCTCAAagtgtataaaaatgtatgtcctTTAGGGTCACTTTATGTGTTTGTACTGCAGAGTGAGAAAAGGTCTGTGTTGTGgcatacatgaataaaaatagttCATGctttaaatgagaaacagacTGCTCTCTCagaatgtttttcctttccttttcctttttttaatcaacttAGGTGACCCTCGAAACTTTGCCTCATACAGTTGCCTATTGTCTGGGCTGTCTCATGCCCGTGCCAATGTGCCTCAGGTCACCAATGATGGCAGTAACCTGATCAGCGACATCAAAGCGGTGACGAGGATGGGGGGATTCTTTGTCACCACCTCCAACGGTAAGGTCTGTCTGTATGCCTTACAGCTACCGTGGCCAGAGTCGTCCACTTTAGTGAGGTACATCTCCAGGATCTGCAAAATCACGAACAGTTGTCTGCTTCCTTGCATTATGAACAATTCTTTCCCCTTTGTCTCAGTTTGAAATGTGAATCAGCTGGGCATTGATAAAAGCTTGGCTTAAACTGGTGCTGtagaccagtggttctcaaccagTATGAAGAACCCAATGCgttatgtgtgtgacattcttcataatcgataaccagCTTTAAACTGATGTGCCTTGAcattctggtttgacctttgatgtgccttagcctCAGAAAGGTTGAAAGCCTCTGCTGTAGACAGTATACAGGTGTCTGCTGCATTTATATTTCTGCTGCATAGATTTGTTCTGGGTTGACTCCTCCCTCTGGGTTTTTTGAAGGAGTGAGTGCCGCATTAACCACCTGTGGCTTCTCACTGTTCCCATTGATGAGTGCTGTAGCCTGTCTTCGATTGatatattgttttcattattcccTTAAAAAGCTACATTGACTCAACTTTGCTTTCATTCGACTTAATGAGGTCTCTCTCTTACCTCTGGATTCTCAGACTTCTTAGACTTCTTGATCACTTATCCAGGGCAGGTTGTTCACGTCCCATATTTGTATGATCTCTAATATCTAATATCTTCTATGATCttctttttgggaaaaaaaagaagttagTAGTGTTGACTTTTTGTACTTAGTCTGTGGTCCTTGCATGCTCCTTGAAGGTGCTAAGAGTCCAGTGAGGAGGAAGCAAATCACAGACAGCAATGGTAAGAAGCACAGAGCCCTTCTGGAGCAGAGAAGACTGGCCCCGGCGTCAGGAACCAGGAGGCCGCCGGTCCCTGCTCAGGTAAccacctgtgtgtctgcacgagaatacagcactgctgcagagaCCCAGTGCTGTAGCCTCTTTTCATCCTCAACCAGTCAAAACTACAATCATCCATGAATCACCAAAATGCTGGTGGAATGTCCCTTCCTGCTTTACATCTTACTTCCTTTCACAAAGCATATCCTTACTGTTCCTGACCACTACCAAACCAAGGGGTATCATATGTCTTGAACAAGATGGTAGCTGATCTGGTGTATTGGTACATAGTCCTGATGTATTGGTATATTGGTGCAAGCATTCATCTATGATCTGTGCTGAAACTGTCCATCTAAATACATGCCCGCAGCTCACTAGAATTGTAAAGCAGCCATTCATGTAAGAATTTCCTATTGCCAATTGTTTAGTACAGACAGTAATCCATCTGTTTGATCAAGTGGTGAGATGAGTGTTTTTGCTGTTCTGGTTAAACTGGTGGCTGAACTGACTTTTTCCAGTCAGCCTGCATTCACTGACATAACTGTAGAGGTACTTGCTGTAGTGGTAAAAAGGGTGGCTTAACAAGGGCAGGTGGGACTACAGTGTTGGTGTCTGTGGGCAGGAGTTGTTACTTCTGAGCAAATGGATATTGTAAGATTCTTACAAGTTATT comes from Megalops cyprinoides isolate fMegCyp1 chromosome 3, fMegCyp1.pri, whole genome shotgun sequence and encodes:
- the cep126 gene encoding centrosomal protein of 126 kDa; this encodes MDLILEDERHILVEEQKACRARARKFSLETNRRRKALEERKKEEDEREQRLREDILQQRKNKVQDATERFQRAHLPPSQRRRQAPRKATPQLEEALNQIQGPLSSSSAHATLFNSPTNNRSYAPSPSASRYQRQLSAAVAYAKLMQERSSDNFKTSQLLFQNELQETQRLLEEKQVNSLQEFQREVSELGRSESLSSLDSLENESSHRAHTVREGCVSCSKDDNSEPLNCARPQSPQTHCNGPYPVSAELPWGVACNGGSDFWKNRVSTSSRSSVEETDKLGYLDRTTQVGGELVTKEPKPGFIPSDQAMLTQSGTVGCTISQTGRDPQGIVINATEKLSHLPRSRLTCNEENSCNKDTDFETKSTQSRPSGPLNPASKNYHVRVNKGPGHETQITSAVVSASTSTSKVNSVKSPKGILKKESKYVTCHTKITSSPINCMFTNHVAVSIKDSVELAKQKDKDPESSKTVKKKLRWFDEVHLNEEEEVEEDARPLRDPVKNTAMRSKTTQPSQGKSVLVGNQEDLVQAAHLVTTPAVCVGHCAKQAWSDSRAQDSKLQVRGEDGQHGKTSPRRGRARVPRRVRSARARLGHAPSRTRKGTVVRPQSASEASQVFKTQGKIIMPRPPPKSGTLESRLAPGSSCTEEALLIPAKSMCSDVQSCSRPGPPSEQALHKDVSGGCAIPAGQSIVMASGITFTPFPPSYAFSTYENITKAMYTIGGSHSAGQQEALGAGSKRWPQYAENSLNMEQTPTDEEISQLWHGVRSALATKGGDPRNFASYSCLLSGLSHARANVPQVTNDGSNLISDIKAVTRMGGFFVTTSNGAKSPVRRKQITDSNGKKHRALLEQRRLAPASGTRRPPVPAQLTRPLLAVSDSTAQFLLAENLAESSATDADILAAMETVQTQRQGMVQHVQHLGPSALSLEEQRLLLSLDRLNHRLQSVQNASAGNPSVPSLLQIGAPSQNLSSRPGEGQGTPQRRYRVCSADGRGRPQKRF